ACTCAGTGGATTCAGGGCTTATTGCATAAAGGGCCCGTGTCATGGGAATGTGAGAATCAATTCTTTGACCCAAGTAAAACATAAGAGATTTCACCGCATCTGTCTTTACGACCCTGTCCAATGGAATaggttccacgtcaacaTAAAAAACCCTATTTTGGTATTTGCCAAGCCGCTTAAGTCGGAACTGAACGAAAACCCTTCGTTTCAATTCATTAAATTCCTCTGCATAGCGCACTAATGTTTTTTCATTGATATCATTTGACGGGCGTTTCCCACAAACAAATTGACCTAAGACAACCTTGGAAGGTAATGTATGTATTTTAGCAGCGGGAATAAAGGCTGGACAGAACGTATATTGGTCCCGTTCCTCATCGTTTGAGCCAAACACGTGAGTAAGATTCTGGGTAACAAACTCCATAATATTCTTCCTGCTTGGTATGGAAATAGTATACCCAACATATGATATCACTTCACGTACCGATGCCTTCTCCATCTGAAAATAGGGACGAGCTGAAACTCGACTCCTGTAACTACCACGTCGGAGTAGATCTACATCCCTATTGTGCTCCTCTATTATATCTGCAATGATGGAAATCTCTCTCTTAGGCTCTAGAAAGCGCATCTCTCCTGGAACGTGTACCAGATTGTAAACCAAATCATTGTTAATAGCAGCCACGTACTCGTTTAAAAATATTTGAAACCCCTTCACTTGTTTAGGCCTATCATCATATATTGATATTTCCTTTAAATTCGGATATGAGTTTAGTAGATTCGTTAAGCATGTGGTTTTGTAGCTAAGAGTAGTTCTGAACTCTTCCTTTTTTAAAAACACTGCATTGAACTGTAATTCACCCGCCATTACATCGTGCTCCAATAACTTCCCAATAACATCCGCAAAAAAAACTTCACGTCGACCAGTGAGCAAAATTGAAACAGTTTCAGGATCCTGTATTGATAGTCTGGTTAACTCAACTATATCTAGATTCCAAAATTCATTATCAACGTCTTCACCTGCCTGCTTCCGTGTTAACCATTCTTCTATTGCCGCACTCAAAATCCGCGGTTCTGACCACCAACCACCATTACTAAATCGCTGACAGTTAGAAAGCTCTTTAATTAAATCACTTGCTAGAAGATTCTGATTAGGCGCCGGTGATTTAAAAAGTGTATTGTCAAAATCATACACATGAAGGCATTTAACCTGCGATGCCTTAACCCTAGGGAGATTGAGATGTTCTTTACAACTGCTCCACTTAATTAGTGATGCGTGCTCTTTCTCCATCGTGCATATTCGTACTCTTGACTATGGCTGAAGGTTCTGTCTGCCCAAATATAATTAAACTGTATTTTTCACTTTCAGCGACCTAACTGTAATTATTCCAAAAACTCTTCTAGCACTAAGTGCAGTTATGTCTACTACTAAGGACATAAATGCTCCAGTAATCGGTCTAGACTACGAGATCAAAGGGATGGGATAAGTAATCACTAGAGTTTATAATGGTTTCCTTCCTTAACATGCTACTTCCATATTGAACGTTAATGTAATCCAAGTTGGTTTGTTTAAGAGTTACCCGGATTTAAACCATTGAACGTAAATCAGTCGGGTAACTCTATCTTATCATTTGCTCGATAATCTGTTACATGAATAATAGTACACCGAAAAGAATATATAAAGTTCGATGCATGAATTTTTGTTCAGTACCCAATTAAGATAGGTGTAGGGTAACAGCACGAAGGTATGTCGGGTGAGGTGCCAGCTTCAATTCAAGCTAAAGAGGTCTCGGTTCAGCAATTCCTGTCTTCTCTTACAGCAAATGTAACAATATTTGCTATATTTACATTGTCGTTTATTGTTCTAAGACAACATTTTAAAAGGATTTATCAACCAAAGGCGTCGTTTAACTTAATAAATGAAGAGAAAGTTCCTGAGCCGCTGCCCAATGGTTTGTGGAGGTGGCTTCCAGCGCTTCTGAAAAAGTCTGATGAATTTGTTATACAGCAGGCAGGCCTTGATGGTTACTTTTTCCTAAGGTTTCTATACGTCATAGCTGTATATTCGTTTGTTTCTACATGCTGGTTGTTACCACTGCTGCTGCCATTGAATGCTTTAGCTTCAGATAGCGGCGATGGATTGCATAAATTGTCTTTTCCTAGTAAACCCGTGGATCATGGATCGAAATGGACTAGAAATCATCATTATGCTTACGTGTTTGCCGGATGGGTATATTTTTGGGGGTTCCTATTTGTTATCTACCGAGAATTGATGTATTTCACCTCATTGAGACACGCTGTATTGACATCTGTTAGATACGCCAAGAAATTGTCGTCAAGAACGGTTCTGTTTCAATACGTTCCAGAACAATATTTATCGGAAGATGAATTCTCGAAGCTATTTGACGGTGTCAAGCGTGTATGGATTACCAGAGCTTCACGAGCCCTTGCTGCCAAGGTTAAGGAGCGTGACAGCTTAGTGATGAAGCTCGAGGCTGCAGAGACCACATACTTAAAGAAAGCGGTCAAGAACGCTTCCAAAAGAAGTATTAAGAAGGGTGAGATCATTTCCAGTGATATTACGGATTACGTGCCTGTAAAGAATAGGCCTAAGCATAGAACCCGCTTTCTGATTGGTAAAAAAGTAGACACTATTGAACATACTAAGGAACAAATAGCTAAGTTGAATGTTGAAGTAAAAGAATTGCAGTCTAACCACATGTACGCGGAAGCTTTTTGTTCTGTTTTCGTGGAATTCGACTCACAGTTCTCCGCGGAAGTTGCCCGGAGCAGTGTTGCGTATCATGTTCCTTTCATGATGACTTCAACTACCACTGGTATCGAACCCTCAGATGTAGTTTGGTTTAATATGCGAGTAAGATGGTGGGAGCATTTAATTCGTCGTGTACTCTCTTTATTCCTAAGTATTGGATTGACGATCTGTTGGATATTCCCAGTTATATTTGTCGGTACATGGTCTAATATTCAATATCTGACTGAGAAGGTGGAATGGTTGAGATTCCTCAATAAATTACCAGAATCGATTTTAGGTCTCTTGACTTCTTTTACCCCTACTATTGCATTAGCAGTTTTGATGATGTTGTCGCCAATAGTAATCAGGAAAATCGCAATTATATCTGGTACTCAATCTCTTCAGCAAGTAGAATTATTTACACAGACAGGGTTTTTCACTTTTCAAGTTATACATGTGTTTTTGGTAACTACTTTAGCATCTTTCGCAACTTCAATCATAGTTAGATTGATTAAAGATCCAAGTTATGCTATTTCTATATTAGCGGAGAAATTACCTAGTGTCCCAAATTTCTACTTGTCATATGTTCTTCTACAGGGTCTCTCAGTGTCTGGTGCAGTGCTTCTTCAGCTTGTTCCGTTACTAGTATATTATTTCTTGGGACTTTTTGACAATACTGCCCGGAAAAAGTGGAACCGCTTCACTGACCTCATTAAACCGGAGTGGGGTACATCTTTCCCATTGTATACTAACTTGGCCGTTATTGTTATGTCATATGCCATTGTTTCTCCCCTCATTTTGGCCATTTGTGCCGTTGCATTTGGTTTGCTGTACGTTGCATACTTGTACAATTTGACCTATGTTCAGCAAGAATCTCCTGATTGTCGCGGTATGCACTATCCTAGAGCTTTATTTCAGACAATCACTGGATTATACATTGGGCAAATCTGTATGCTTGGTTTGTATGCTACAGGTCGTCATTGGGGTACTATTACACTGCAAATTATTTGTATTGCATTTACAGCGTTCATCCATATCCACTTAAATATGGCATTCGACGTATTCAAACGGCAATTGCCTTTAGATACCATGAAAGCTCTTGATGGAAAATCGGAAACTCCATCTTATAAACCTCGCACTGTACAGACCGGCAAGGAGAGTATTAAAGAATTGCCTAAATTCCCCCTTAGACGTTATCACCCTCGTAACAGTACTGGACCTAACGAACAGGAAACTTCTATATTCAGTGAGATCACATATGAGTTTCAAGATCAAAAATGTACAGACACGAAAAATGGCTTCTTTGACGTTCCTTTACTTGCTGATGGAACGTTTTCAACGATCCCACATGCTCCATTTTGGAAACGGTTCTTCCTTCCACACATCTACTGTTCTTTCAAAGCTGTGAGGTCTAAAGTCCCTGACATTTATAACGTACCTGACCCTAATGAAAAGCTTGATGATGCCGCAAATGAACTAGCATATTGCTATCCTGCAGTTTCAGCAAAATGTCCTGTTGTATGGCTTCCCCGCGATCCATACGGCTTTAGTGCAGTTGAAATAGCCAAGCTTTCAGATGTGGTGGAAGCAAGCGATTCTGGTGCTGTAATGGACGAAAATGGTAAGATAACCTGTACTTCAGGGTCTCCAGATCAACATCTCAACCCAGATTTTTATTGATTTAATTATGCATAGTTGATGGTTTTGTTGGATAACGACACATCTGTACTGACATTTAGAACGAAAACTTCAAACAATTATATAGCTTAATATTGGGTTTTGaaaatgtatatattaatattcTAATACTATGTCGAAATCACCTATTAGGTATGCTTTTTCTAAGTGAATCATGCGATTAATGCGCGCCAATTTCCTCTACTTTTGAAAGCTTTtagttttttattattctttGCATTATGAAGCATGTAAGAAATGTAAACATAGAGGTAGCTACATATTACAGTTAACATGTTGTACTCTTCATTACGTGCTGTCAATAGCAGATATAGATTACAGTTTCCATGTAGAGCATTTTCGTCTATCATTAAAGGCTCTAAATATACTACAGAATATTCGAACTATCTAAAACTCCCAAACGGTAAAATTGGCTCATACTTCCACGATGTGGACTTGGGATTGGATTTACAAACTCAAACAGTAAATATGGTTGTAGAAGTTCCTCGATGGACTAATGGAAAGTTCGAAATATCGAAAGGTAGACGCTTCAATCCCATTAAGCAAGATATCAAGAACGGTATGGTCAGGTTTGTTCATAACATCTTCCCTTTTAAAGGCTATATACATAACTATGGTGCTATTCCTCAGACTTGGGAGAATCCTGAACATGAATCACTACATGGGTTGAAAGGAGATAATGATCCATTGGATTGCTGTGAGATTGGTTCTGCTATTCATTCCATTGGAAACGTTAGACGGGTCAAGATATTGGGTTCGTTAGCTTTGATTGACGATGGTGAGCTTGATTGGAAGATTATTGTGATTGATATAAATGACCCAATGAGCAAACATATGAAAAACATTTCTGACGTCAAACGCTATTATCCAGGTATCTTAGAGGCAACAAGAGAATGGTTTAGGAAGTATAAGATACCTAGTGGTAAACCAGAGAATCAATTTGCATTTGAAGGTCAATATAGAGATGTTGCTGAAGCGATAAGTGTTATAGAAGGTTGTCATTCATCTTGGAAGCAGTTGATATCAGGCGAAATTAAGCATGACAACATAATTGCCACCGATAGAGCAACTTTTCAAGTGGAAATAGCCCCGGAACAACTTCCAGATGCTGATATACCAGCAGAGTTAAATAAGTGGCACTATGTATAGCTTCTTTGCTCAAGTCATGTCTAGAGCATGCTTCGCCTGTACAGCTGGTCACGTGAGGATTTGAGGTATGGGTTTGAATTACGAAAATTTTTGAGATTTAATTGTTTATACAGATGGATATATACATACAAATGAAATACTGACACTGTCAGGCAGTCAATTAGCTGTTGAATCCATTTGTCAATTACTGTATCCTGTTGCTTCCGCTGTTTTACTGCTGCTAACTGTTATAATATGGACATAAGCGAGCAAGAAGTTTACATAACTTTCACGACAGTTTATGAATTCATCCGTTCCGTGAACACAACTGATAGATATACAGAGAATGAAGCAACTTGGAATTTGATTTCTGAATATTTGACAAGAAATAAATCACTGTTACTTCAATTGTCTTATTTTACAACAGTTTCGGATGAGACAGAGTTAACAAAGAAGTTTAAACTAAGGGGCGCTACCTATGATGTCTCTaaagaagatattgatgaagCGAAAATATTGGCATCTGAATTGTCAGTTAATCCTACGGAATGTCTTAGGGTAATTGCAAATTGCAACAAAAGAGTACACCTTCAAGAAGGGCGGCATTCTTTTTATGCCCAGCAGATCTTACATGAAAGAAATGCGGTTTTAGATACCATTGTGATGCTTATCAACAGCGAAAGTTTTCCTCAACTAAGCGAGCAATACCTTCCACTATTCATGAGTGAAAAAGAAGCGATGATTAAAGATTTGATATTTCTGTTTTCGAAAATTTCTATGAATCTCGCATCAGCTGAATTGTCATTTAACGATGACAATTTTTCTCGTACCAAATTTTCTCATGACATTAATTATCTGATGAGTATTCTGACTCTACTTTCTATTCGATGTTTAAATTCTGATATTCCATGCTCTGCGATAGAAGAATGGTTTAAACTACTTGCTAAGATGAATTTTATGAATGTAGTAATAGAAAATGATGAGATTCCACGAGAAACAGCTTTAAAACTGCATTCATTGACAACCATAGTTACTATTTTAATGCTTGGATTGGATACGGCAAATAATACAATAAATTTCAACGCTCCCTTTTTTACAGACGAATCAGTCTTTAAACTAATCAATAAAATTCTTCTGCAGAATCCAACGAACCCTATCATACTGTATTATTGGTCATTTATCTTATCATTAAAAGCTTATATGTTAGAACAATCACCTGAGACACATGTTGAATTTGTTAAAAATGTATTTGGGGCTACCCCAATATCTGAGTTAATTGATATCTACACTTCTGCCGCAGAAAAATTGCATGTTTTGAAATGTTTAAGGGACCTTCATAAGGCACTTTCGGATGAAGAAATATATTCAGCCATTTTGTCCTCTTACTTAATATTATCTCTCAATTTCATACCGCTTAATGAAGAAACTTCATATGCAATTAAAACCATTCTAATTGGAACGCCTAGAGAGTTAGTCGAGAATTTTCTAACTAGTGATGAGTTTGAAAAAAAGTTGACGGTATTGAGGGATAAATTACCCCTTATTCATGAGGCTCTAATCCCTATGATCCATTTAACTTCTGTACACCCGGAATTTGCTCATTTTGAATGGAAGGAATTATCTACATATGCACAAAGGTTAAAGCTAAACGATATAGATTATGATCTTGCCGTTGATGAGGAAAACAGGATAGAATCCAATGAACTAATTGTATTAAAAGATGGTATTTTGGTTAAGCCTCCGATGGAGTTTGAGCAGAATGTTCTTATGCCGATTCCAAAAAATACAAAAGGTCAAATTATCCCAGCTGTGTCTGGCGACGAAGATATGGTTATATTTCTATACAGATATAATGGTTGGTCATTACTAGGCAGGGTGCTACAAAATATCTGCGACACCTATTGGGACAATTCTTCCCTTGCAGAAAAAAGCCTGAAGCAGCATTTACTTGTGTCGATAATAGATTTAATTTCCTCTATAGTGGATCCAGAGACACCCATTGAACGCTCTACTGAAATCTTACAGCATTGTTCAGTTCATGTTAGAGAGGAAGATGTTATTTCTTTGATCTTTAAAACCTGTGAGCAATCGTTACACTCCAGAGATATGATCGTGCTTGCACCTTGTTTGAAACTCATGACTTCTTTGGTTGCTAATTTCCCTCATATTTTATGGTCTTACCTTTCTCGGTCAGATTTGATTGATCGTCACGGAAAAGCTGGAATGGCAGCAATTTTGCTGGGAACTCTGGAATTACCAAATGGTGAATATGACTTCACGATCAGCCTGATTCAATTAGCCGACCAGTTAGTGACAGAATCACTACACTTTGAGGCCACATTTCCTGATCGAATGAAAATTGGCCTTTTGGGAAGGATAACTAGACATTTAATTCATGTCTACGAAAGTTACCAGTATTGGAAGTATGTGAATATTACCCAAAGAATTGAAATTGGATCATCATTGACTTCCTTATTTACAAAAATAATTTACAGTGTTCATGGGATTGACGCAAACTCCAAACCAAGTGAAAAGGTTACTAAAGTACTTGAAGACGCAGCTGGGGCAATAATATCAGTCTTTCTTGGGTCGGAATCTCCTGATATCCGAGCTGTTACTGCTCTAATCAATGTATTAACCTCTCCAACATCTTCAGAGTCAATTGCAGTTAATAATGGTATACATGGTAATGAGTACAATTATCAATTGCATAAGACTTTTGAATTCGTGAATATGTTAATATCTGTTAGAGATTTGCTACAACTGCCACCTTCTACCCTTGAGAAAAATATTTACTTAAGAGCACGAGATTTCGTCAATATTTACATTTTCGAGCAAAGCTTGAAAGTACAGGTGATTAAACTGTTTACATACCTTGTTCGTGCACCTTGGGATATTGAACGGCCATCCATTTTGGCCCATTTAGGACAATCCCATTCGCAACAATTACTAGAATTATTGACGTTTGATTTAGAAACACCTATCCAAGATCATAGAGTACTGAAGACTTTATATGGATTTTTTTCTTCCGTTATGGAAGGTAGACAAGATGGTCTCTCTATATTATTTCTAACAGGCGAAGCGATTTCCTTTGATAAGAACAAAAATTCCTCGAACTCTACAGAGCATAAATCAATCTTAAATATTTTGAGGGCAAATGCACTAAAGTTGGATCAGTTACCCGAAGAAGTTGGCTCACACTTATTAGATGCTATATCTTACGCATTCAACTCATGGACACCCGCAAGAAATAATGAGACGGATAAAGATTTTATTACTGCGTTAGTAAAACGTTTAGAAGCTTTCCAACCAGGCTCTGACGAAGAAATTCAGACAGTTGAACAAACTGCAACAATGGCAAATAAGTATAAGTTAATTTCAAGGATTGCTGAAATATGTGCATTATACTTATTCACATCAACTGGACCATGCTCTCCAATATTTGACTTACTCAATCGGACGGACTTGGCTAAGATTGTTAATCCGCTGTTTCAAATTGATGGTTACAATAAAGATTTGCATCGGGATATTGCAGTTAACTTTGAAGAGAAATGGAAAGGTTTGCAACTATCAAAATTCAGGTTGTCGTCTCTTTTCCGGGTTAGTAAGTCCTTCCAAAATAGTATATATGATATCC
This window of the Eremothecium sinecaudum strain ATCC 58844 chromosome VII, complete sequence genome carries:
- a CDS encoding uncharacterized protein (Syntenic homolog of Ashbya gossypii AER281C; Syntenic homolog of Saccharomyces cerevisiae YMR265C), with amino-acid sequence MEKEHASLIKWSSCKEHLNLPRVKASQVKCLHVYDFDNTLFKSPAPNQNLLASDLIKELSNCQRFSNGGWWSEPRILSAAIEEWLTRKQAGEDVDNEFWNLDIVELTRLSIQDPETVSILLTGRREVFFADVIGKLLEHDVMAGELQFNAVFLKKEEFRTTLSYKTTCLTNLLNSYPNLKEISIYDDRPKQVKGFQIFLNEYVAAINNDLVYNLVHVPGEMRFLEPKREISIIADIIEEHNRDVDLLRRGSYRSRVSARPYFQMEKASVREVISYVGYTISIPSRKNIMEFVTQNLTHVFGSNDEERDQYTFCPAFIPAAKIHTLPSKVVLGQFVCGKRPSNDINEKTLVRYAEEFNELKRRVFVQFRLKRLGKYQNRVFYVDVEPIPLDRVVKTDAVKSLMFYLGQRIDSHIPMTRALYAISPESTEWEDIEQDVVIDTELQYNFKYHLSSFKKPQKRKYKSRII
- the RSN1 gene encoding Rsn1p (Syntenic homolog of Ashbya gossypii AER282W; Syntenic homolog of Saccharomyces cerevisiae YMR266W (RSN1)), translating into MSGEVPASIQAKEVSVQQFLSSLTANVTIFAIFTLSFIVLRQHFKRIYQPKASFNLINEEKVPEPLPNGLWRWLPALLKKSDEFVIQQAGLDGYFFLRFLYVIAVYSFVSTCWLLPLLLPLNALASDSGDGLHKLSFPSKPVDHGSKWTRNHHYAYVFAGWVYFWGFLFVIYRELMYFTSLRHAVLTSVRYAKKLSSRTVLFQYVPEQYLSEDEFSKLFDGVKRVWITRASRALAAKVKERDSLVMKLEAAETTYLKKAVKNASKRSIKKGEIISSDITDYVPVKNRPKHRTRFLIGKKVDTIEHTKEQIAKLNVEVKELQSNHMYAEAFCSVFVEFDSQFSAEVARSSVAYHVPFMMTSTTTGIEPSDVVWFNMRVRWWEHLIRRVLSLFLSIGLTICWIFPVIFVGTWSNIQYLTEKVEWLRFLNKLPESILGLLTSFTPTIALAVLMMLSPIVIRKIAIISGTQSLQQVELFTQTGFFTFQVIHVFLVTTLASFATSIIVRLIKDPSYAISILAEKLPSVPNFYLSYVLLQGLSVSGAVLLQLVPLLVYYFLGLFDNTARKKWNRFTDLIKPEWGTSFPLYTNLAVIVMSYAIVSPLILAICAVAFGLLYVAYLYNLTYVQQESPDCRGMHYPRALFQTITGLYIGQICMLGLYATGRHWGTITLQIICIAFTAFIHIHLNMAFDVFKRQLPLDTMKALDGKSETPSYKPRTVQTGKESIKELPKFPLRRYHPRNSTGPNEQETSIFSEITYEFQDQKCTDTKNGFFDVPLLADGTFSTIPHAPFWKRFFLPHIYCSFKAVRSKVPDIYNVPDPNEKLDDAANELAYCYPAVSAKCPVVWLPRDPYGFSAVEIAKLSDVVEASDSGAVMDENGKITCTSGSPDQHLNPDFY
- the PPA2 gene encoding inorganic diphosphatase PPA2 (Syntenic homolog of Ashbya gossypii AER283W; Syntenic homolog of Saccharomyces cerevisiae YMR267W (PPA2)), yielding MLYSSLRAVNSRYRLQFPCRAFSSIIKGSKYTTEYSNYLKLPNGKIGSYFHDVDLGLDLQTQTVNMVVEVPRWTNGKFEISKGRRFNPIKQDIKNGMVRFVHNIFPFKGYIHNYGAIPQTWENPEHESLHGLKGDNDPLDCCEIGSAIHSIGNVRRVKILGSLALIDDGELDWKIIVIDINDPMSKHMKNISDVKRYYPGILEATREWFRKYKIPSGKPENQFAFEGQYRDVAEAISVIEGCHSSWKQLISGEIKHDNIIATDRATFQVEIAPEQLPDADIPAELNKWHYV
- the NUP188 gene encoding Nup188p (Syntenic homolog of Ashbya gossypii AER284W; Syntenic homolog of Saccharomyces cerevisiae YML103C (NUP188)): MDISEQEVYITFTTVYEFIRSVNTTDRYTENEATWNLISEYLTRNKSLLLQLSYFTTVSDETELTKKFKLRGATYDVSKEDIDEAKILASELSVNPTECLRVIANCNKRVHLQEGRHSFYAQQILHERNAVLDTIVMLINSESFPQLSEQYLPLFMSEKEAMIKDLIFLFSKISMNLASAELSFNDDNFSRTKFSHDINYLMSILTLLSIRCLNSDIPCSAIEEWFKLLAKMNFMNVVIENDEIPRETALKLHSLTTIVTILMLGLDTANNTINFNAPFFTDESVFKLINKILLQNPTNPIILYYWSFILSLKAYMLEQSPETHVEFVKNVFGATPISELIDIYTSAAEKLHVLKCLRDLHKALSDEEIYSAILSSYLILSLNFIPLNEETSYAIKTILIGTPRELVENFLTSDEFEKKLTVLRDKLPLIHEALIPMIHLTSVHPEFAHFEWKELSTYAQRLKLNDIDYDLAVDEENRIESNELIVLKDGILVKPPMEFEQNVLMPIPKNTKGQIIPAVSGDEDMVIFLYRYNGWSLLGRVLQNICDTYWDNSSLAEKSLKQHLLVSIIDLISSIVDPETPIERSTEILQHCSVHVREEDVISLIFKTCEQSLHSRDMIVLAPCLKLMTSLVANFPHILWSYLSRSDLIDRHGKAGMAAILLGTLELPNGEYDFTISLIQLADQLVTESLHFEATFPDRMKIGLLGRITRHLIHVYESYQYWKYVNITQRIEIGSSLTSLFTKIIYSVHGIDANSKPSEKVTKVLEDAAGAIISVFLGSESPDIRAVTALINVLTSPTSSESIAVNNGIHGNEYNYQLHKTFEFVNMLISVRDLLQLPPSTLEKNIYLRARDFVNIYIFEQSLKVQVIKLFTYLVRAPWDIERPSILAHLGQSHSQQLLELLTFDLETPIQDHRVLKTLYGFFSSVMEGRQDGLSILFLTGEAISFDKNKNSSNSTEHKSILNILRANALKLDQLPEEVGSHLLDAISYAFNSWTPARNNETDKDFITALVKRLEAFQPGSDEEIQTVEQTATMANKYKLISRIAEICALYLFTSTGPCSPIFDLLNRTDLAKIVNPLFQIDGYNKDLHRDIAVNFEEKWKGLQLSKFRLSSLFRVSKSFQNSIYDIPLMDQYFSGDEDWFGSKNSPGFRNQVVEASINLQYVTYQVSAAKSWGALLTSFVKKTPVSLQDTFIDVVIHLLDINIERCIDCQVFGEVYLERIELCFYMLYSFMKTAKEVPENKLMDITLKLIHILKSPEVEFLENIAHSRKSAYYRPLLRSVLITLSLVKSEKHFIESVSNELLGFFEIIFCKSVNLILSEILSEINSTSTCGNNVTVTKITDKIQDLLLLLSLFTSIKKLKPSSNFMQILASSLNEMDTLKSILNLYSSSHLFRINHEPIIADVTLTLLCELCSVDEVAEKLIINGLFSVLLESPISIMIQQGRLKPETQPRIHSIWSNGLLSIILQLISQFGPKMLPECCLFVSYFHKQISTAIFSWSDNSLAISAALIQETSQIIMLQKMFSHLDYQKYLSNPNAKMKVVDDTEVIELIPGLDNDIEKRELYRSFTHLLTHPKYLNSRIVPTTLEEQRLLEDDETRAIFVKRTTEEIKKLQESLFTVF